GTCCGATCACCTCGGCACGCCATCCCTTAGCCAGCGGAGGAAGGTCTCCGGCACCATCTAGATGGTAGGCCACCAGGTCGCGGACATCTTGGACGGTACACGCCAAACTTGGGGCGATACGCGCCTCACGACAAATACTTCCGAGCGCGGCGGTGAGAAACTGCCCCACGACCGTATACTGCGAATTGGCATTGCCGCGTTGATTCACCGGGCACTCGTCGTCAGGCAGCTCAAGGGCCTCGCGAACGCAGTCGGCCAAGTCTTGAATGTACGGATCGAGGTCGCGGCGATTCATGCCACGCAATGCTTTGATCTGCGAAACTTTACTCGACTTACGCTTGGCCAATTCCACGACCAGATCGTCCCGTAGGACTCGGCGAGGTGGAACGTTTTGAGCCCGCGCGTGATGATCGCGCCAATTCCATAGCTCGCGCACAATTGCCAGCGATCGACGGTTCAGATTGCCGATCCCCGACACGCTACGCCAGCCGGGGCGGGTCGAGTAATCTTCCCAAGCTTGTTGGAATCGGTTCATCTCGGCAACCATCCACTCGGTCCGGCCAAGCTTTTCGATCTCGGCGACCAGTTGCTGGTAGATATTGTCGAGGAAGATGACGTCATTCAGGGCGTATTCGATCTGCTGCTTCGAAAGTGGGCGGCCACGCCAATTGGTACGTGTCTCTCCCTTGGGCAAGCGTTCGCCCATCAGACGCGTAATGAGATTCCCCAGAGACACCGGGAACTCCATGCCAATCAGACCTGCCGCGACTTGCGTGTCGAATAACCGTGTGGGCCATTTTCCGGTGGCCCGAAAGCAGAAGAGGAATTCTTCGCGGGCGGCATGCGCCACAACGGTCACATTGTCACTGGTGATCAAGTCCCAGAATGGGGTCAGATCGAGCATCCCCTTCGGATCGATTACGCTCAGACCAGAACGACTCGCCACTTGAATCAAGCACAAGTCGGGCAGGTACACATCCTCCGAAATAAACTCGGTATCGAAGAAGATGTACTGGTCAGAGGCGAGTTGCTGACAAAGGTCTTGCAGGTCACGATCGTGACGGACGTAGGTGTACTCCACCGTCGATATCGCTTCTCATCCGTGGGGAAAAACAAAGACTACGCGGTCCGATCCTCGCAGTTCACACTGCCCAGTATCGGATAAACTCGGTGTCGCCGCAAAGGGTGAACTCCCTCAGCGGCGAAAACTTACCCGCTTAGGCCTAACCTAAAGCAGGAATATCAGGGCAACGATTCCCAAAATAGGCAGCAGAATCGGCACACTGAAGAAAATGATATAGCCGAAGAAGCTTGGCATTTTCACGCCCCCCTCTTCTGCGATGGCTCGGACCATGAAGTTCGGACCGTTGCCGATGTAGGTCATCGCTCCCATGAACACAGCCCCCAAACTGATCGCAACCAGGTTGTAATGAGGCTGAGCGGAAGCATCGGCCAGGGTTGTCCCGATCGCCGCCGCATCCATATTCGGGAACGCGGTCTTGAAGAACACCAGGTAAGTCGGAGCATTATCGAGCACGGACGACAAGCCACCGGTGATCCAGTAGAACTTCATTGGCGTATCGATACCGAGACTCGGGCCTTGTTCGTTCAAGATCTCGAGGGCGGGCTGCATACAGATAAAAATACCGACAAACAAAGCCGCAACTTCCACAATCGCGTGGTAGTTGAATCGGTTTTGTTGGCGGACTTCCGTACTACCGAGCCACAAGCTCAGACCGACCAAGGCCAGCTGCACGACTTCTCGCAAGTAAACATAGGGATACCAACCGATGCCTGGCAGTGGTTTGGTTGGGTCAAGCAAAGCGACCGAGAAAATCACACCCAACAGCAGCAAGGCGTTGGGCATCAAGCCGCGAATGGTGAGCGGAGTCGTCTGCGTTTCGTCACGTTGGACGTCCGAGGTCGATTCTTTTGGATAAAAGTAAAACTTGTCGATCACGAAGTAGAGACCCAGCAACATTGCGTTAGCCACCAGCCACGGCTGCCATAACGCAATCATGGTCCATAGGAAGTCGACCCCTTGCAGGTAACCCAGGAACAACGGTGGGTCACCAATTGGCAACAAGCATCCGCCGCAATTACAAACGACAAATATAAAGAACACGACCGTATGTTGGCGGAAACGACGTTCTTTGTTGGTTTCCAACAGCGGACGAATCAGAAGCATTGCCGCTCCGGTCGTTCCGATAAAGCTGGCCAGCAAACCACCGACCAACATGAACAGGGTGTTCGTACCAGGATGGGCTCGCAAGTCGCCAGAAATCCGAATCCCGCCCGAGATCACGTAGAGTGAAAACAGCAGAACGATAAACGGAATGTACTCTTTGAGAATCGCGTGATCGATTCGATGCCACGCAGCCCCAGGGCTCGCATCGACGTAGATGGTCATGTAATACAGCAAAGTCACACCGGCCAGGACCACCGCCACGATAAAGCGGTTGGTGTTGCTTTCCCACCAGTGCTCGGTGACTTTGAGTAAAGGGAACACTGCGATCGCACCCAGCAACATGACAAAAGGTGCCACGGCAAATGGATGTGGCAGTGAAACCTTGTGCCCGCCATGGGCGTCGGCGTGTTCTGCGTGCTCGCCATGTGCTTCTTCACCGTGTTCACCTTCATGGTGCGCTTCCGCATGAGGTGCGGCTGCGGTACTCGCGGCAGGGGACACTGTCCATCCTGCAAACGAGGCGATGACATAAGCAACTAGAATGACGACAATGCTGATAAGTAGAGGTTTGTCCGAACCTGAACCGCTTCCATGATGATCGTCCACCGTCTGATTTCCTCCGATAGTCGCATGATAATCTGTCGAGGTGATACCAGCATTGCCCATATCCGCCACCCTATATAGCCGTTTAAGGGACCGTGATTTCCATTTCACCAAACGGTGGGGGCTCGGGGCGAAAGATAGTCGCCCTGTTCGGGAATGGTATGTGTTTCAAACGGTAGGTTATGCTGTAAGAATTAAAACTATCAGAGGTAAGAATTCGTGCCAAGGTGGCCCCGTAAACGGTATTCCGCGTCCGATTGTGGGGGCTGTGCCGATCTCGCCAAACGAGCTAGTTACTGACGTCTGCGGACATCACCACCGCTCCCTCCCTCAAACGTTCCTTCCTTAGCCAAACGCATGCAACTGCTGGTAAGCGTACGAAGCGCTGACGAGGCCCAGATCATGGGCCGTTACCCAATCGATCGTCTCGATCTCAAGGAGCCGCTCCACGGATCGCTCGGAGCGACGTCAGTCGACACCTGGCAAGATGTCGTCCCGACATGGCATGAACGTTTTGGTGTGAGTATCGCGCTTGGCGAACTTTTGGATGGCCCCGACGCAAGTTACGTCCCCCAACAGACGGATAGCATCAAGGTGGGACTTTCCGGTTGCAGAGGTCTGTCCGATTGGCCCGACCAGCTTCGCCTTCTTTACGAATCTGCACCTGAAAGCGTTTCACGCGTCGCGGTCTACTATGCCGATCAGCAATATGCCGGTTGTCCGTTGTTTGAAGAAGTGCTGGAAGTCGCACAACATCTGGCATGCGAGACCATTTTGGTCGATACGTTTGGCAAGTTGACGGGCACGGTGCTTAACCTTTTGAGCGAAAGTGAACTAATCTCTATGCGCAATGCGGTGCACGCAATCAATTGCCAATTCGCACTCGCCGGTTCGATTCAAATCGATGATTTGCCAGCGGTAAAAACAATTCATCCCGACATCGTCGCCGTTCGCAGTGCGATGTGTCTTGCTGACCGTTCCAGCCAAATCTGTGAACAGCAAGTTGCCAAGTTTCTGAACTCGTTTCACGAGAGTCACGTAGTAACAGCACAGCAGTGAATAAGCTTGATGCGGTTGCTTAGGTGCTGAATTTGCAGTGCCCCGCTGGCGGAGGTAGAGCCTCGATTTCTACCAAAACTTGCTTGACTTTTAATTTTTCGCCTTCGATACTGTCGACTCCTTTGTGACCACCTTGCCGGTGCGACCAAGGGTTGCTTATGACTGTTCTCGTGAGCTTTGCTTCGTTGTTAGGAGAAGTCTACTGTGCCAAGTTCCGTTCTCGACGCCATTCGTTTGGGTATTTGGGATTACGAACCGGAGAAAGTGGAATCGAATCGATTTGACCCGACTGTGGCCTTGCCTGGCTCGACGGAGAAACTGGACATCCTGGCACAACGCTTAGCAACCGGACTTCCTCTTTGGCATCCGGAAGATCGTCGATCTTACGACGATACCGTTCGCGCGGAAGAATAAGCCCGCGCGGGAGCAAATTCCGCTTGCTTCCTTCTTCCAAGGACTCGCTTGAATCACCTGCCAGGCCTCTGGCGGGTTGAAATCTTTGGCCAATCAGCGAAGATTGCTGAAGACGTAAGCGTTCAATCATTCCTATCGAAGAGATAAGCCATGCCCGGTTTTAAGGTGGAAGTTCCTCATTCCCTCGGCCAAGAAGAAGCGGCTAATCGCGTCAAGAGTTTGCTTGAGCATCTACGCGGTCGTTTCGAAGGCACCATCAAGGATATGGAGCAAACCTGGACCGACGACGACGTGATGCAGTTCTCGTTCAAGACGGCTGGTCTTGTCATCAAGGGAACGATGGATGTTCAACCCAGTTCCGTGATCGTACAGGGGGACCTCCCTTTCGCGGCGATGCTCTTCAAAGGACGCATCGAGAGTTCGATTCGCGAAGAACTCGAAAAGTGCATCGCTTCTTAGCAGTCTGTTGATTTTCTGCTTCGTTAGCGATCATTCGAGCCAAACTTTTACGTCCCGATGATGGTCGGCTAATTCAAAGACCGGCCCCGGGGCGTAACCACGCTTACGCACATCGCGTACGATTGCTTCTAGATCTAGCGCTTCCTGCTTAATACGGCTGAGTGTTTGGGGATCGAGAAAGTCTTCTAATCGATCGATCGCAGATGCCGGTAGGGCGACGCACGCTTTAACGCGACCATCTCGCCGCACTTCGACTTTCATCTGCTTCGCGAGTACCGAAAAATCTTCGCTCGCTAGTTTCGGCAATATTAGGCGATCGACTTGCGTACGTTGACGCCGGATGTGCTCTTCGATCAAACGCCCCCACATCACCTTGGCGTCGAGACCTTTCAGGTAGGTAAGCACTGCTTGGAAGGCGCGCATCAGGAAGATCAATCGCGGCGGCCCGGCCATACGAAAGTTCATTCGTTGTTCACCCAGCAACTCATTCAAGCGTTCGCTCAATCGCCACTGGCTTACGTCGTAGGGATGTTCGACGCAGAATGGTTCAAACAACACACGGCAGAGGGCCGGCAAGCGTCCTGCAAGCGGTTGCAACAAGTCGGCATTGAATCCCAGACCAGCAAGTAAGGGTAGGGGAGCTTCGCATTGTCGTCGTGTTGCATCGATCAGTCGCAACAAGAATGCCCGCTCCTGGGTACTCATGCGGTAAAGCGAACCGAAGTCGTACAGAACGATCTTCGGTCCCTGAGTTCCACGCAGGAATCGTACATTGCCGGGATGTAGGTCGGCATGAACCAGACCATGCGAAAAAATGCAAGACAAAAACCAGCTAAATAGTCGCCTCCCCAGTTCTGATTTGTCGCTCTCGGACCAATTCGCTTGAACGGTTGCCCAAGAGTCCCCATCGACCCACTCGGTCACGAGAATGTTTTCGCTGGACAATGCTTCATCGACTTGGGGAACGATGATCTCGGCACAGTTGCCAGGACCAGTGGCGAATTCACGTTGATTCTTAGCTTCAATCCGATAATCGAGTTCTTCCTCGAGTCCTTCCAGAATTGTCGAGCGATAACCTTCAAGATCGAATCCGCGACTCATGTTGCCAAATGGTTTCGCGAGCCAGCCCAGGCCTTTCAGATCGGTCAGCACCGCCTCACGAATTCCAGGGTACTGAACCTTGATCGCAACTTTGCGACCTCCTGCAAGCGTTGCGGCATGGACTTGACCAAGCGAGGCCGCCTTACCCACGGTTTCGAACTTCTCAAACAACGTGTCTGGATCGACCTCCCAGGTTTGTTCGAGAATCGGCCGCATCGTTTGCCAGGGCAGGGGATCGGCAGATTCAAACAGATCGCCGAAAGCATCACGGCGCTGTTGATCGGCGGAGAATGCCATCATCTGCCCGACCTTCTGGGGCAGACCTCGAAGCTTACCGAGCCGCTGGGCCACGAGGCGTTGAGCAGCCTCGCGTGATTTATCGTTGCGGGTCCAGCGAAGACGGATCGATTCTTTCGCCAAGCTGGCGTACTCAAGCGTGCGGCGAATCGTTTTAGTTGGCATCAGGCTCGTCACCGGGGATTGTCTGAAAGCAAGACAGGCGGGGCGAATCGAGACACCGTATGTGCCGTTACCCCTTCACTGGGTATCGGCAAGATGAAGTCGTTCGGCTTGAAACGAAGCCGTTTATGACGATTGTAGCGACCGCTTACAGCGAAGTTCGCAGTAAACCACGCATGTGCGTGTGAGGCACGAACAGGATATTCCAGTTCAGTTTCTCTCGCCCCTGCATGAAGGTCGTTTGGCAGATCAACACGTCCGAGCCTTCTTGAACTTGTTCCATCAAGGCCTGCTGCAGCACGCAAACGCCGTAGTCTTGCAGGAAGGCGGGCGGGGAAGGGACAAACTCGCCGCCGATCAAACGAGCAATACGATTGAAGTAGGCACAGCCCAGAATGTTGCCGGTTTCCTTCAGAGCCGATTCTTCCAATTCCGACCATTCGATTTCGGTCGAGACTTCTTGCTTCATCAAGGAAGCAGCCAGGCGACGTCCATTTTCTTCGTCGAAGGTCAAGATGAACGTACCGCCGACGTCGCCGCCGATTGTCAGCACGACCATCGTTAACAGTTCCATCCCCAGGTCGAACTCCTGGGTCACTTGTTCCAGTGGAAGTTCGCGCACGCAGTCCAGCGACAACGTAATCGCCCCACCTGTCCAGATGCTCATCGCGGAGGAAGCTTCTTCGGTGGCTTCGCTCAAGATGTTGTGTAAGACCTGGAGGCGGTCCACGGAATTGGTAGTTGCCGTATCCATCTGATTCCCCTATTAGACTAAGGCTTCTGCCTGTCGTTTGACTGCTAATTCGATCACGGCCGCTGGATCCAGGATCAATGCAACGCGTCCATTACCCAGCACGCAAGCCCCTGAGATGCCTTCCACGTTCTGATAGTTCTCGGCCAGCGATTTCACGACCACGTCTTCTTCACCCAAAATCCCGTCGACAACCAATCCCAACTCGCGGCTATCGTTGCGGATAATGACAATCGTCACATCACCGCGAGTCTTGGATTGGGCCGTGTGCCCATGCCAATGGAATGTTTCGTGAAGCTCGACCACCGAAACAGGGCGACCTCGCACCACGGCGGTTTTCTTGCCGTGAATCGTGCGAATTTCATCCTGGCGGAGGCAAACGATCTCGACGATCGACTCGACCGGCATCGAGAACAGGTCTCCTTCGATATTGGCCATCAAGCTCGGCAAAATGGCCATCGTCAAAGGTAACTTAATGGTGAAAACGGTCCCTTGTCCCGTTTTGCTGTCTACTTCTACGACGCCGTTGATCGATTCGATCTTGGCTCGCACGATATCCATCCCCATACCGCGACCAGAAATCTCAGTCACCGTTTCCGCAGTGCTGAAACCGGGTTCCCAGATCAACTGGAATATCTGTTGATCGCTCATGCGTTCGGCATCGGAAGAAGTAATTAACCCTCGTTCGATTGCCTTATTCGAGATCTTTTCGCGACTCAAACCACGACCATCGTCGGTGACTTGAATCACAATGCTGTTGCCCCGATGAAATGCGTTGAGTGTGATTTCACCGCTACGTGGCTTGCCAGCAGCCAAGCGTGCTTCGGGCAATTCGATTCCGTGATCGGCCGAGTTGCGAACCATGTGGATCAGCGGATCGCCCAATTCGTCGATCATTCGTTTGTCGAGTTCCGTCTTTTCGCCCATGATCTCCAACGAGATCTCTTTGCCGTTGGTTCGCGAGATGTCGCGGACCACGCGGCGAAACCGACCGAACAACGGGCCGATCGGTACCATGCGTGTATCCATGATGGTCTTCTGGATTCCATCGGTTACGCGATCGAGCTGATGGACGGCATCGAAGAATCCCGTCAGTCCGGTGCGAACCATGTCGACCCGTTGCATCTCAGCGCTGATCGCACTCAAGTTTTGCTGGATCTTGCGGATCTGACCATGAACGCTGTGAAATTCCTTCGCATTGCCTTGTCGGGAGGGATCGTCGGCCGAGTCAAGCAACTTGCTACACATCTGGTTGGTCGCATCCAACCACTGTTGGCACTGCTTATGTGGCATTGCGCCGCGAAGGTTTTCTCCCAGCTGGTTGAATCTTGCTTTGCTGATAACCAATTGCCCGGCCAGGTTCATCAACTGATCGAGACGATCGATATCGACCCGCAGTGTTTCAACCGGTTTGGCACTGTTATCGCTGGATTTCGCTGCGACTTCTTTCGATGGTGCCGCGGAGGCAGCCACCGCGGGAGGTACCGGCGGGGCAGTAGCCACTACGGGTGCCGCCGTTGGTTTGGTGGCAGCCACAGGCTTCGCCACTTCGACCGGGGGCGAAACCGGAGCTGGCGGCTTCACGGCAACCGGCTCGACCGGTGCTTTCACAGGTTCGACAGGTGGTGTCGGTTCGGCTGGAACTTCCTTGAACTTAGCCGCTTCCTCAACTACTTCTTCGACCGAGGATTCCGAGATAACTGCGGCTCGCGGTGTGGCGACCAACTCGCCAGAAATCTCTTCCAGGGAGTAATTGGTGACACCGGAAACATTAACCGCACGAAATATGTCACCATCTTCTTTGGTTGTCAGCAGACCGACTTCCAACCGCGAGAGGTTTTCACAATGATCGAATGAGCTATGTGGCGGTTCGGTCATTAAGACCTGACCAAGGCGATTCAACTTTTCGCACAACAGTTGCGCTTTGACGCCGATCAGGGGGGTATTCTGATTCAGTTCGACCCGCACGATACACAACCGGGCTCCGTCCTGCATGTCGCAAGTGACAGCTCGATTCTTCAGCTCGTTCTGATCGATGGCATGAAGCATTGGTTGCGGAGCGGCGGCGGATTCAGTTTCGACAGCAGGGGTAGATGTCGTTTCAGCCGTAGAGACATTTTGTTCGGCTTCGCTTTCGGCCGCTTGATTGGCTTCAGCCGCTTGCAGTTCGCTGGCAAGATTCGCGAAGTCGACGTCGGCGGCGGCACCTTCACGCAATCCCTTGGTATAGGCTCGCAAGCCATCGGCACACCCCAGCATCGCGTCCGCAAGCAGAGCGCTGAGTGTTTGCATGCTATCGCGATAACGCTGCAGCACATCTTCCATCAAGTGAGCCAGTTTTGCTGGACGATTCAAGCCAATCGAGGCAGCCGAACCTTTGATGCGGTGAGCAGTACACATAAGTGAACGTACCGATTCGATATCGGACGAGCTACTCGAGTCGAGCAGCATTTCGACCATTTCGTCGAGTGACAACTCGGTTTCGTCGAGAAAAATCGAAAGGTACTTCGCCGGGATTTCGGTTTCATCGACCACCTCCCGAAACATCGCCTCGCATTCTGCCAGGTAATGTTCGGCAGTGACCTCGGCCGATACCGGCGCGGATGGCGACTCGTCTTCGCTTTGGCCCACGGGACCTTGCTGAGAGGCCAGTTCTCCAAACGCTTCTTCGATGCTGCTTTGTTCGCCTTGCATTTTTACGGCACCTCGAGCTTCCAAGATTGCGGATATGGCTTGTAACTGGCTGTCACAGTCCAAGTTGTCGTTTTGAGTGTCACGAAGATGATCGATGAGTTCGCTCAAGCGATCGACAGACGCATACACCACATGAACGACGTTCGAGTCAATCGATACGTCGCCTCGTCGTGCGGCGTCAAACACATTTTCAATGTTGTGAGTTAGGCCATTGATTCGAGGCAGGCCCAGCATCGCGGACAAGCCCTTGATGCTATGTGCCGAGCGGAACATGTCGTTCAATAGGTCGATGTCGACCTCCGCATTCTCCTCGGAGTCGAGACGAGCCCATTCTTCCAATTCCATCAATCGATCGTTCAGACGATCGATCAATTGCGTCGATTCGTCCAGAAAATCTGCGAGCAGATCGTCCGTGCAATCGTCGTTTGATGCTGTCGAATCTGTCATATTCCTGCCCCAACTCGCTGTCAGAATCTCGCGGCCTAATCATTACTTGCGTTGGTAAAGCCAGGGATGGATTCGATTGAAGCCACCCATCAAGTCGCCGATGCCTTCTGCGGCACCAGCCACGATGAAACTTCCTGGCTTCATCGCCTGTTCGATGTTGCTAATCACTCGCTTCTTCGATTCATTGTTGAAGTAGATCAGCACATTCTTCAGAAACACAAGGTCAAATGGTGGGCCTGAAATACGATCGAGCAGGTTATGCTGACGAAAGCTGGTCATCGCTCGCAACTTGCTGTTGGGCTCCCAAATATTTGCTTCGCCAACTCGCTTAAAGTGCCGCGTCTTAATGGTGTCAGGAACCAGTCGCATCGCTCGCTCGCCAAAGCGTGCCTCTTGAGCGTCACGAACAGCTCCGATACCGATGTCGGATCCAACGATCTGAATTCGCCATCCCGATGGATTACGAAGGTCTTCCGCCAGGCAGCTGGCGATCGTGTAAGCCTCGTCACCAGTACTACAAGCAGCCGACCAGACTCGCAGAGAGTTGGAACCAGCCTTTTGGATCGCAGGGATGAACTCACCGCGAAGCCACTTCCAATTCGATTCGTCACGGAACAAGTACGTTTCGTGCGTTGTCACTTCCTGCAGAAAACCATCCCATTCCTCGTGTGAGGTTGGCAGCTTGCTGAGGTACTTGAAGTATTCCTCGAAGTCGACGATGCCGGTTTGCTTCAAACGTCGGCGAATACGGTTCGAGAGCAGCTGTTTCTTGGCTGGCGAGATCTCGATGCCGGCCACATCGTAAATCATTTTCGCATAACGTCGCATCTGGTCGTCGGTGACTTGCGAGGTTGCGGATAGTTGAGACATCCTGAAGTGTCCTTGTCTGGGAATGGTTGCTGCTAATTAGCTTTTGCGGTCGCGTCTCGCACGCGATTATGCGAGACGCTTGGTTTATCGGTGGCGTTCCGATTAGATTCGGAAGCGGCTGACCAGGTCGCGAAGCATGGTCGCTTGAGCTCCCAATTCTTCGCTGCTGGATGCCATCTCTTCCGAAGCTGCCGCCGATTGTTCGGTGACATGTGAAACTTGCTGGATCGCACCGGCGACTTCGTTGGCGTTCTGGGCCTGTTCGACGGTTGCGGTCGCAATTTCCGAAATCTTGGCAGCCGTGGCACCGACGCCGTCGATAATCTTTTCCAAAGCGGCACCGGTTTGCTCGCTGAGCGTGGCACCATCCTGAACTCGCTGCGTCGATTCCTTGATCAACGACGAGATCTCTTTGGCAGCTTCGCTCGAACGTTCGGCCAGCTTGCGGACTTCGTCGGCCACAACGGCGAATCCCAGACCATGTTCGCCAGCGCGGGCAGCTTCGATAGCAGCATTCAACGCCAAGAGGTTCGTTTGGCTGGCGATTTCGGAAATGACCTGAATGATTTCGCTGATCTGCTCGGAAGAAGTCTTGATCAGTTCCATTGCTTCGATCGATTTCTGAACCGCGTTGCCACCTTCCTGGGCCATTTGGCTGGTGCTTCCAGCGACGCGATTCGCTTCGCCTGCGTTGTCCTTCACCGATTCGATGCTGCGGGTCAGTTCTTCAATGGAAGCACTCATTTCTTCCACGGAAGCACTTTGTGTCTGAGCACCCTGAGCGAGATGTTGCGAGTTCTCAGCGATCACCGAGGCACCTTCAGCGAACTGCATACCGCTGTCAACGACCTGACTGATGATGTCACGCAGATCGGCAATCATGCGATCAATACCGTTAGCCAGCTGGCCAATTGCATCGTCCGTTTCCAAGTCAATACGCTGCGAAAGGTCACCTTCCGAAGCACCTTGAACGACGTTCAAGATTCGTTCGACGTTGGCACGAAGTGTGGCTTGTTCGTGTCGTTCTTGTTCGGCACGGGCTTCTTCCGCCTCTTTCGCTTTGACCTGATCGGTAACCAAGCTCCAAGCAACCATCGGACCGACGTAATTGCCACTGGCATCGTAAATCGCACTGGCCTGGAGATTCAGGTATTCGCCTTCCAGCTCAATTTGCGTTTCGACCGGCAGATTGCCCGGATCGGCCAACAAGCGACGTTGGTGAGCTGGATTTTTGTGGAAGATGTCGTACGACGAACCGACGATGTTGGAAACCGGCGTCGGCAAGATGTGTTCGATGCTCTTCAGTGTGCTGACCGAAGCTGGGTTCATGTAGGTAATGATCCCGTCCAGATCGGCAAGCAAGATATTGATCGGAGCGTTCTCGACAATCGCGGTCTTTTCGGCCGCGGCCCGTTCCAGACGCTGTTTCTCGGTGATAACTTCCCAGGTTACCATCGGACCTAGATAGGTGCCGTCTTGGTCGTACGTCGCCGAAACCAACAGGTCAGCCGTCTGATCGCCGATTTGAATGTTGGTACGAACTGGCAAGTTTTGTGGCTTGCTAAGAATGCGGCGTTGTTCGGCTGGGTTTTCGTGGAAGATGTCGATCGACGAGCCCAGTACTTCTTCCGGTTTGCAAGGCAAGTATTCCGCCAACGTTCGCAGCGTATTTAAGCTCGCTGGGTTGACGTAGGTGATTTCCAGATCGGTGTTCGCCATCATGATGTTGATCGGCGAGTTGTCGCTCATGGCCTTAGCGACCGAGAGTTCACTTTGAAGCTGGGTAACGTTTTCGGTGGATGCGGTGTTTTTCTTAATAGTCATATTCTTAAGCTCAATACGCGAGTGATTTTGCTGCCCCCGTCCAGTGGATCCCCCAGTGCGTCCTGCCGGTGCAGCCCTTAGTCAGTTACGAAGTCGGGCCGAGGTCTTATCAAGTCACGAGTCCCTTCCCGAAGGACTACCCGACGAGCGTATCCAGTTGCTCGCTGTCGGCTTTACCGAGAATCTTGTCGATATCGAGCAAGATCAGCAGTCGCTTCTCTAATTTGACCAAGCCGGTCAGGTATTCTCGTCCCAATCCAGCCACGGTCGGTGGAGGGTTCGAGATTTGATCTTTCGAGATTCGCAAGACTTCGCTGACCGCGTCCACAATGATGCCGACCGTCTTACCACCGACGTTCATCACCATGATGCGTGTCTCATCCGATGGCTCTTGCTCTTGCAGGCCGAATCGAAGTC
The Blastopirellula marina genome window above contains:
- a CDS encoding ribonuclease D, producing the protein MEYTYVRHDRDLQDLCQQLASDQYIFFDTEFISEDVYLPDLCLIQVASRSGLSVIDPKGMLDLTPFWDLITSDNVTVVAHAAREEFLFCFRATGKWPTRLFDTQVAAGLIGMEFPVSLGNLITRLMGERLPKGETRTNWRGRPLSKQQIEYALNDVIFLDNIYQQLVAEIEKLGRTEWMVAEMNRFQQAWEDYSTRPGWRSVSGIGNLNRRSLAIVRELWNWRDHHARAQNVPPRRVLRDDLVVELAKRKSSKVSQIKALRGMNRRDLDPYIQDLADCVREALELPDDECPVNQRGNANSQYTVVGQFLTAALGSICREARIAPSLACTVQDVRDLVAYHLDGAGDLPPLAKGWRAEVIGQTIEDLLDGSLVVRIGDPRADEPLAFQRLNNSTE
- a CDS encoding ABC1 kinase family protein, translated to MPTKTIRRTLEYASLAKESIRLRWTRNDKSREAAQRLVAQRLGKLRGLPQKVGQMMAFSADQQRRDAFGDLFESADPLPWQTMRPILEQTWEVDPDTLFEKFETVGKAASLGQVHAATLAGGRKVAIKVQYPGIREAVLTDLKGLGWLAKPFGNMSRGFDLEGYRSTILEGLEEELDYRIEAKNQREFATGPGNCAEIIVPQVDEALSSENILVTEWVDGDSWATVQANWSESDKSELGRRLFSWFLSCIFSHGLVHADLHPGNVRFLRGTQGPKIVLYDFGSLYRMSTQERAFLLRLIDATRRQCEAPLPLLAGLGFNADLLQPLAGRLPALCRVLFEPFCVEHPYDVSQWRLSERLNELLGEQRMNFRMAGPPRLIFLMRAFQAVLTYLKGLDAKVMWGRLIEEHIRRQRTQVDRLILPKLASEDFSVLAKQMKVEVRRDGRVKACVALPASAIDRLEDFLDPQTLSRIKQEALDLEAIVRDVRKRGYAPGPVFELADHHRDVKVWLE
- a CDS encoding chemotaxis protein, producing MDTATTNSVDRLQVLHNILSEATEEASSAMSIWTGGAITLSLDCVRELPLEQVTQEFDLGMELLTMVVLTIGGDVGGTFILTFDEENGRRLAASLMKQEVSTEIEWSELEESALKETGNILGCAYFNRIARLIGGEFVPSPPAFLQDYGVCVLQQALMEQVQEGSDVLICQTTFMQGREKLNWNILFVPHTHMRGLLRTSL
- a CDS encoding polyhydroxyalkanoic acid system family protein yields the protein MPGFKVEVPHSLGQEEAANRVKSLLEHLRGRFEGTIKDMEQTWTDDDVMQFSFKTAGLVIKGTMDVQPSSVIVQGDLPFAAMLFKGRIESSIREELEKCIAS
- a CDS encoding sodium:proton antiporter yields the protein MDDHHGSGSGSDKPLLISIVVILVAYVIASFAGWTVSPAASTAAAPHAEAHHEGEHGEEAHGEHAEHADAHGGHKVSLPHPFAVAPFVMLLGAIAVFPLLKVTEHWWESNTNRFIVAVVLAGVTLLYYMTIYVDASPGAAWHRIDHAILKEYIPFIVLLFSLYVISGGIRISGDLRAHPGTNTLFMLVGGLLASFIGTTGAAMLLIRPLLETNKERRFRQHTVVFFIFVVCNCGGCLLPIGDPPLFLGYLQGVDFLWTMIALWQPWLVANAMLLGLYFVIDKFYFYPKESTSDVQRDETQTTPLTIRGLMPNALLLLGVIFSVALLDPTKPLPGIGWYPYVYLREVVQLALVGLSLWLGSTEVRQQNRFNYHAIVEVAALFVGIFICMQPALEILNEQGPSLGIDTPMKFYWITGGLSSVLDNAPTYLVFFKTAFPNMDAAAIGTTLADASAQPHYNLVAISLGAVFMGAMTYIGNGPNFMVRAIAEEGGVKMPSFFGYIIFFSVPILLPILGIVALIFLL
- a CDS encoding (5-formylfuran-3-yl)methyl phosphate synthase, giving the protein MQLLVSVRSADEAQIMGRYPIDRLDLKEPLHGSLGATSVDTWQDVVPTWHERFGVSIALGELLDGPDASYVPQQTDSIKVGLSGCRGLSDWPDQLRLLYESAPESVSRVAVYYADQQYAGCPLFEEVLEVAQHLACETILVDTFGKLTGTVLNLLSESELISMRNAVHAINCQFALAGSIQIDDLPAVKTIHPDIVAVRSAMCLADRSSQICEQQVAKFLNSFHESHVVTAQQ